The following are from one region of the Carassius auratus strain Wakin chromosome 43, ASM336829v1, whole genome shotgun sequence genome:
- the LOC113061616 gene encoding putative gonadotropin-releasing hormone II receptor: protein MNDSSPTSENIMFHQLTADVLNGSCDYTLPTCNNNTGEAALQLPTFSVAAKVRVIITFTLCAVSAVCNLSVLWAASTNNKRKSHVRILIINLTVADLLVTFIVMPVDAAWNITVQWLAGDLACRLLMFLKLVAMYSCAFVTVVISLDRQSAILNPLAINKAKKKNKIMLSVAWVMSVVLSVPQMFLFHNVTITVPANFTQCTTRGSFVKHWQETIYNMFTFTCLFLIPLAIMICCYTRILVEISGRMTKGNISSKEVHLRRFNSNIPKARMRTLKMSIVIVTSFIVCWTPYYLLGLWYWFLPEDLEETVSHSLTHMLFIFGLFNAILDPITYGLFTIHFRKGLKHYCHNAVVHTESENNSIMTGSLKCSPSPFRMKRVTQTSPGADPEQNTVGGEDTKPADSENKE from the exons ATGAATGACAGCTCTCCAACATCTGAGAACATCATGTTTCACCAGCTGACTGCAGATGTTCTGAACGGTAGCTGTGACTATACCTTGCCCACGTGTAACAATAACACAGGTGAAGCGGCATTGCAGCTGCCCACCTTTTCCGTGGCAGCAAAAGTGAGGGTGATAATTACCTTCACTCTTTGCGCAGTGTCAGCTGTGTGCAACCTCTCTGTGTTGTGGGCTGCCAGCACCAACAACAAGCGCAAATCCCATGTAAGAATTTTAATCATAAACCTCACCGTTGCCGACTTGCTGGTGACTTTCATCGTGATGCCAGTGGATGCGGCTTGGAACATCACAGTTCAGTGGTTGGCGGGGGATCTGGCTTGCAGATTGCTAATGTTTCTGAAGCTTGTGGCAATGTACTCCTGCGCCTTCGTGACTGTGGTCATAAGCCTGGACAGGCAGTCGGCCATTCTCAACCCTCTGGCCATCAATAAGGCTAAGAAGAAGAACAAAATAATGCTGAGCGTGGCCTGGGTGATGAGTGTTGTTCTCTCTGTCCCTCAG ATGTTCTTGTTTCACAACGTGACTATCACGGTGCCGGCCAATTTCACTCAGTGCACCACCCGAGGGAGCTTTGTCAAACACTGGCAGGAGACCATCTACAATATGTTTACTTTCACTTGCCTCTTCCTAATACCTCTGGCCATCATGATCTGCTGCTACACAAGGATTTTGGTGGAGATCTCTGGAAGGATGACCAAAGGAAACA TATCTTCAAAGGAGGTCCACTTACGGCGTTTCAACAGCAACATCCCGAAGGCCCGTATGAGGACTTTGAAGATGAGCATAGTCATAGTAACATCTTTCATAGTTTGCTGGACGCCATACTACTTGCTGGGTCTCTGGTACTGGTTCCTTCCTGAGGATTTAGAAGAGACTGTttctcactcactgactcacatgCTGTTTATTTTCGGACTCTTCAATGCAATTCTGGATCCTATCACTTATGGCCTCTTCACCATCCATTTCCGCAAAGGACTGAAGCACTACTGTCACAACGCGGTCGTACACACAGAGTCAGAGAATAATTCTATCATGACGGGCTCATTGAAATGCTCACCATCCCCGTTTCGCATGAAAAGAGTGACCCAGACGAGTCCAGGAGCCGACCCGGAGCAGAATACGGTGGGTGGGGAAGATACGAAGCCAGCTGACAGTGAAAACAAGGAATAG